The proteins below come from a single Tissierella sp. MB52-C2 genomic window:
- a CDS encoding class I SAM-dependent methyltransferase has translation MFSFYSKLSTEVYNIDKPIGHSFGDVEFYTERLKGIKGRILEPAVGTGRILIPLLEEGFTVDGIDSSAEMLDLCRSHCKERGLTADLYEENMESFSLPHKYEAIIIPTGSFLLLQDSTEAINGLKCFYEHLSVGGRLIVDIFMQSDFNVGRTSTRTWSTPNKDLITLNESLVEVNFIHQYTVSHFRYEKWHKNQLIQTELERFPLKWYGVEEFRLILEKVGFRDITISSDYKFGIYPTDNNQVITFEAYRR, from the coding sequence ATGTTTAGTTTTTATAGTAAGCTTTCCACAGAAGTATACAATATAGATAAGCCCATTGGCCATTCATTTGGAGATGTGGAATTTTACACGGAAAGACTTAAAGGTATTAAAGGAAGGATTCTGGAACCAGCAGTAGGAACAGGGCGTATCTTAATCCCACTGCTAGAGGAGGGATTTACTGTAGATGGTATAGATTCCTCTGCTGAAATGCTGGATCTATGCAGATCTCATTGTAAAGAAAGAGGTCTTACAGCTGACCTTTATGAAGAAAATATGGAATCTTTTTCTCTGCCTCATAAATATGAAGCAATTATTATTCCTACAGGCTCTTTTCTATTACTACAAGATTCAACAGAAGCTATTAATGGATTAAAATGTTTCTATGAACACCTTTCAGTAGGTGGACGTCTTATTGTTGATATATTCATGCAATCAGATTTTAATGTTGGCCGTACTTCAACAAGAACTTGGAGTACTCCTAATAAAGATTTAATTACTTTAAACGAGTCACTAGTAGAAGTTAATTTCATTCATCAATATACAGTTTCTCATTTTCGATATGAAAAATGGCATAAGAACCAACTGATACAGACTGAACTTGAGCGTTTTCCATTAAAATGGTATGGCGTAGAAGAATTTAGATTAATTTTAGAGAAGGTCGGATTTAGGGATATTACTATCTCCTCTGATTATAAGTTTGGTATATATCCTACAGATAATAATCAAGTCATCACCTTTGAAGCATATCGAAGATAA
- a CDS encoding AraC family transcriptional regulator yields the protein MDYVDLIQKTIDYIDDNIGEKITVDKLAEIAGFSTYHYYRVFHSFVGIPVMEYVTRRKLQYALSELSNNRKILDIALNLGFETHAGFTKAFKKCFGYTPSFYRLHAPVGFPQKVDLKKIKSNKIGGIIMQPKIINRDSFKIVGYEFKTTLRNNAHSRDIPAFWDQCNIEGKEAHLYKTQNPSRHGEYGICVNTNMETDEFSYILGIEVADFDYATDEMCTLEVPAATYAIFTTPSVASDDDSFVNSIKGTWKYILEEWFPNSGYEIDDSKLDFEFYDERCHSWEYEKICMDIYIPIKRR from the coding sequence TTGGACTATGTAGATTTGATCCAAAAAACCATAGATTATATTGATGATAACATTGGCGAAAAAATAACAGTTGATAAATTAGCAGAAATTGCAGGTTTTTCTACCTATCACTACTATAGGGTCTTCCATAGTTTCGTTGGAATTCCCGTTATGGAATATGTCACAAGACGAAAACTTCAATATGCTCTTTCTGAACTTAGTAATAATAGAAAAATACTTGATATTGCCTTAAATTTAGGGTTCGAAACTCATGCTGGATTTACAAAAGCTTTTAAAAAATGTTTTGGATATACACCAAGCTTTTACAGACTGCACGCACCAGTAGGTTTTCCACAGAAAGTAGATTTGAAAAAAATTAAATCCAATAAAATTGGAGGTATTATAATGCAGCCTAAGATAATAAATAGGGATTCTTTTAAAATAGTAGGATATGAGTTTAAAACCACCCTGAGAAATAATGCTCACTCTAGGGATATTCCTGCCTTTTGGGATCAATGTAATATAGAAGGTAAGGAAGCACATTTATATAAAACACAGAACCCTTCTAGACATGGAGAATACGGAATTTGTGTAAATACAAATATGGAAACTGATGAGTTTTCTTATATATTAGGCATAGAAGTAGCTGACTTTGATTATGCAACTGATGAAATGTGTACACTTGAAGTACCAGCTGCAACCTATGCTATCTTCACAACTCCTTCTGTAGCTTCAGATGATGATAGTTTTGTAAACTCAATCAAAGGTACTTGGAAATATATATTAGAAGAATGGTTTCCAAACTCTGGCTATGAAATTGATGATTCCAAGCTCGATTTTGAATTCTATGATGAGCGTTGCCATTCTTGGGAATATGAAAAAATCTGTATGGATATTTATATTCCAATAAAAAGGAGGTAA
- a CDS encoding transposase — translation MYLTVKQQVKNLTKEEYLILRELSHTAKNLYNVALYNIRQYFFETGEYLSYGKNNLLCKNNENYKILNSNMSQQILREVDGTFKSFFELLKLKKLGKYNSKVNIPKYLKKEEFFTLIIGFVRLNNNKLILPYSNTYKRNHKPIIITIPPILKDKAIKEIRIVPKLSGRYFEIQYTYKVEEEQRELNKQNALSIDLGINNLATCVTNKGKSFIVDGNKLKSINQWYNKQMAKYQSIKDKQRIKGITKYQVIITKKRNNQVNDYINKSCRYIINYCINNDIGTIVLGYNEDIQNKINIGKINNQSFVNIPIGNIKDKLDYLCKLYNITYIKQEESYTSKASFFDKDEIPTIGDKTSRDFSGERIKRGLYKTSTGTTLNADVNVALNILKKSKVVDLRILYNRGEVDTPKRIRIA, via the coding sequence GTGTATTTAACAGTAAAGCAACAAGTTAAAAACCTTACCAAAGAAGAATATCTAATCTTAAGGGAACTATCTCATACTGCTAAAAATCTATATAATGTAGCCCTATATAATATTAGACAATATTTCTTTGAAACAGGTGAATATCTTAGTTATGGTAAGAATAATCTACTATGTAAAAATAATGAGAATTACAAAATACTAAATAGCAATATGAGTCAACAAATACTAAGAGAAGTAGATGGAACATTTAAATCATTTTTTGAACTTCTCAAACTAAAGAAACTAGGTAAATATAATTCTAAAGTAAATATTCCTAAATATCTTAAAAAAGAAGAATTTTTCACACTAATAATTGGATTTGTTAGACTTAATAATAATAAACTAATACTTCCCTATTCCAATACATACAAAAGGAATCATAAGCCTATCATAATAACAATACCACCAATATTAAAAGATAAAGCAATAAAAGAGATTAGAATAGTACCTAAACTATCTGGAAGGTACTTTGAAATTCAATATACCTATAAGGTAGAAGAAGAGCAAAGGGAATTAAATAAGCAAAATGCACTTTCAATAGATTTAGGAATAAATAATCTGGCAACCTGTGTAACCAATAAAGGCAAATCTTTCATAGTAGATGGAAATAAACTTAAATCCATAAACCAATGGTATAACAAACAAATGGCTAAATACCAGAGTATAAAGGATAAACAAAGAATAAAAGGGATAACAAAATATCAAGTAATAATTACTAAAAAGAGAAATAATCAAGTCAATGACTATATAAATAAATCCTGTAGATATATAATTAATTACTGTATCAATAATGATATAGGTACAATAGTCTTAGGATATAACGAAGATATACAAAATAAAATAAATATAGGAAAAATCAACAATCAAAGCTTTGTAAATATCCCTATAGGAAATATAAAAGATAAGTTAGACTATCTATGTAAACTATACAATATAACCTATATAAAACAAGAAGAAAGCTATACATCTAAAGCAAGTTTCTTTGATAAAGATGAAATACCAACAATAGGAGATAAAACCTCAAGGGACTTTAGTGGAGAAAGAATAAAAAGAGGACTATATAAAACAAGTACAGGTACTACCTTAAATGCAGATGTAAATGTAGCACTAAATATATTAAAGAAAAGTAAAGTTGTGGATCTAAGAATCCTATACAATAGAGGCGAAGTGGATACGCCTAAAAGAATAAGGATAGCTTAG
- a CDS encoding YjjI family glycine radical enzyme, with protein sequence MEIFDKVEDIKKEVMNTIENQSLTYEQQTYRLSKIAENVMDYPILKNDLFYEMYNKGKICDLDEGHAPYAPRYILPDYEKLLREGSEFLRLTPAKNLRQAINSLLIFYHHVPSITRFPVYIGSLDTLLEPFVDEVNDDVIEEIKLFLIQLDRTINDSFCHANIGPYETKVGNIILDIIGELQNVTPNMTLLYDSEITPDNFAEKAIKASLDSANPAFANLSYYKKDFNGIPFGIASCYNALPTTGGAFTLSRIRLNKIADDSKDIDDFINRELPKVVDTLLHFMESKIDFLVNKTSFFESNFLVREGFVKLENFVGLFGVVGLHECIETLSAKEGKTLVLGTDKEAKELGVKIMDQVEELVNNFTSKYSPVWNNKFMLHAQVGAANDKGTTAGTRIQIGKEPDIYQHIRTAARLQQYFPSGTGDHFPFESTAEKNPKAILDIFRGAFKLNMRYISCYKEDGDLIRVTGYLVKKSDLEKFNRGEQVSYDTVQYAQDPLNEYGILERKVQNV encoded by the coding sequence ATGGAAATTTTCGATAAAGTTGAAGATATAAAAAAAGAAGTTATGAATACCATAGAAAATCAATCCTTAACATATGAACAGCAAACTTACAGATTATCAAAAATTGCAGAAAATGTTATGGATTATCCTATATTAAAGAATGATTTATTCTATGAAATGTATAATAAGGGAAAGATATGTGACTTAGACGAGGGGCACGCTCCTTATGCTCCTAGATATATATTACCTGATTATGAAAAGCTTTTAAGAGAAGGTTCAGAATTCTTAAGACTTACTCCTGCAAAAAATTTAAGACAGGCTATAAATAGCCTTTTAATATTTTATCATCATGTTCCAAGTATAACAAGATTTCCAGTATATATAGGATCTCTTGATACACTTTTAGAACCATTTGTAGATGAAGTAAATGATGATGTCATAGAAGAAATCAAACTATTTTTAATTCAATTAGATAGAACTATAAATGATTCCTTCTGTCATGCAAATATTGGACCCTATGAAACAAAAGTAGGAAATATTATTTTAGATATTATTGGTGAATTACAAAATGTAACGCCAAATATGACACTTCTGTATGATTCAGAAATAACTCCTGATAATTTTGCTGAAAAGGCAATTAAGGCTTCATTAGATTCTGCAAATCCAGCCTTTGCAAATTTATCATATTATAAAAAAGACTTCAATGGCATTCCTTTCGGAATTGCAAGTTGTTATAATGCTTTGCCAACTACAGGTGGTGCGTTTACACTATCAAGAATTAGACTAAATAAAATAGCAGATGATTCTAAAGACATAGATGATTTTATAAATAGAGAGCTTCCTAAAGTTGTAGACACTTTACTGCATTTTATGGAAAGTAAGATTGACTTTTTAGTAAATAAGACATCTTTTTTCGAAAGCAACTTTTTAGTTAGAGAAGGATTTGTCAAGCTTGAAAACTTTGTAGGGCTGTTTGGAGTTGTAGGGCTTCATGAATGTATTGAAACCCTATCAGCTAAAGAAGGTAAGACTTTGGTGCTAGGTACTGATAAAGAAGCTAAAGAATTAGGAGTAAAGATTATGGATCAGGTAGAGGAACTGGTAAATAACTTTACTTCAAAATATTCACCTGTATGGAACAATAAATTTATGCTTCATGCCCAAGTAGGAGCTGCCAACGATAAAGGCACGACGGCAGGTACAAGAATCCAAATTGGTAAAGAGCCTGATATATATCAACATATTAGAACAGCTGCTAGACTACAGCAATACTTTCCATCAGGAACAGGAGATCACTTTCCTTTTGAAAGTACAGCAGAAAAAAATCCAAAGGCTATTTTAGATATATTTAGGGGAGCCTTTAAACTAAATATGAGATATATTTCTTGCTATAAAGAGGATGGAGACCTTATAAGAGTCACAGGTTACCTTGTGAAGAAATCTGACCTTGAAAAGTTTAATAGGGGTGAACAAGTATCCTATGACACAGTTCAATATGCACAAGATCCGCTGAATGAATATGGAATTTTAGAGAGAAAGGTGCAAAATGTGTAA
- a CDS encoding YjjW family glycine radical enzyme activase, which translates to MCKTATINKIIPMSLVDGPGNRTAIFFQGCNFNCSYCHNPETIKKCINCGVCVSHCPVGALKMIDGKAIWDENKCIDCDTCIKVCPHGSTPKTHEYTVDDLMEKIEENIPFIEGITTSGGECTLNFEFLEELFTKVKSLGLTSLVDTNGFISLKSPIMDGLVKAADGFMLDIKSMNEDEHIKLTGRSNKTVIENAVYLASIGKLQEIRTVLIEGHKNRETVENITKLLKPYPNLTYKLISYRPFGVREEFLELKSIGQKEKEELKEIVIANGIKVIDC; encoded by the coding sequence ATGTGTAAGACAGCCACTATTAATAAGATAATACCAATGTCTCTAGTTGACGGGCCTGGAAATAGAACAGCTATATTTTTCCAAGGGTGTAATTTTAATTGTAGCTATTGTCATAATCCTGAAACCATAAAAAAATGTATTAATTGTGGAGTATGTGTTAGTCATTGTCCAGTTGGAGCATTAAAGATGATTGATGGAAAAGCAATTTGGGACGAAAATAAATGTATAGACTGTGATACCTGTATTAAGGTTTGTCCCCATGGTTCTACTCCAAAGACCCATGAATATACAGTAGATGATCTTATGGAGAAGATAGAGGAAAATATTCCCTTTATAGAAGGAATAACTACAAGTGGTGGAGAATGTACTCTAAATTTTGAATTCTTAGAAGAACTTTTTACTAAAGTCAAATCCTTAGGACTTACAAGCCTTGTAGATACAAATGGATTTATTTCTCTTAAAAGCCCAATAATGGACGGATTAGTTAAGGCGGCAGATGGATTTATGCTTGATATAAAATCCATGAACGAAGATGAGCATATTAAATTAACTGGAAGATCAAATAAAACTGTAATTGAAAATGCAGTATACCTTGCTAGTATAGGAAAACTACAGGAAATTAGAACCGTTCTTATTGAAGGACATAAGAATAGAGAGACTGTAGAGAATATAACAAAGCTTTTGAAACCTTATCCTAATCTCACCTATAAACTAATAAGCTATAGACCCTTTGGTGTAAGGGAAGAATTTTTAGAATTAAAATCCATAGGGCAAAAAGAAAAAGAAGAATTAAAAGAAATAGTCATAGCAAATGGAATAAAGGTTATAGATTGTTAA
- a CDS encoding DUF975 family protein — translation MWNREYIKNYAKEFLRKHYWKAFLVCLIVSILSGGSNGGSSRHSERNYQEQTIYEFRDQTVFETNNPVINFSLRRLGRTPIFYLVWGSAAIVSIGLILLLITVGYNLEVGLKRFFLKGFKDDVNVRSLFSTFNSLEYFDIIKTQFLRSLYNLLWYFALIIPGIIKSYEYSMVPYILAEEPNLPSNEVIRRSIDMTDGHKWDMFVLDLSFIGWYILGLFFFGIGEIFVNPYKEATVAKLYNIISGNDEIDGMELLE, via the coding sequence ATGTGGAATAGAGAATATATTAAGAATTATGCTAAAGAATTCTTAAGGAAACACTATTGGAAGGCTTTTCTAGTGTGTCTTATCGTATCCATCCTAAGTGGAGGTAGCAATGGTGGTTCATCAAGACATTCTGAGAGGAACTACCAGGAACAAACAATCTATGAATTTAGAGATCAAACTGTATTTGAAACTAATAATCCAGTAATAAACTTTAGCTTGAGAAGATTAGGAAGAACACCTATATTTTATTTAGTATGGGGAAGTGCTGCAATAGTAAGTATTGGACTGATTTTACTATTGATAACTGTAGGATATAACCTTGAAGTAGGTCTAAAAAGATTTTTCTTAAAAGGATTTAAGGATGATGTCAATGTAAGAAGTCTATTTTCTACATTCAATTCTTTGGAGTATTTTGATATTATAAAGACACAGTTTTTAAGAAGTCTATATAATTTATTATGGTATTTTGCTTTAATAATTCCTGGCATAATAAAATCATATGAATATAGTATGGTACCATATATTTTAGCGGAAGAGCCTAATTTGCCATCAAATGAAGTAATAAGGAGAAGTATAGATATGACAGATGGACATAAATGGGATATGTTCGTACTGGATTTATCTTTTATAGGCTGGTATATTTTAGGTTTATTTTTCTTTGGTATAGGTGAAATCTTTGTAAATCCTTATAAGGAAGCTACCGTGGCAAAATTATATAATATTATATCTGGAAATGATGAAATAGATGGTATGGAATTGTTGGAATAG
- a CDS encoding formate/nitrite transporter family protein gives MEKRFLAPSETAKAIIISAETKASLSTVRLLILGIMAGAYIGLGAFASIVISQTLGNIDIGLKKFSSGAVFPVGLMLVVFSGSELFTGNNLMTMALMDKKISFKGLMRNWSLVYLGNFLGSIALACLIYKSQLVSGPVLDTTLSVGVGKMSLSFQSAFIRGILCNILVVLAVWISASAQDIISRTFSLWFPIMLFVLCGFEHSIANMFFIPLAKFAGLKSLWLDIWISNLIPVTLGNIFGGAIIIPTVYYITYIVPAKEK, from the coding sequence ATGGAAAAAAGATTTCTTGCACCTTCTGAAACTGCAAAAGCAATTATTATTTCTGCCGAAACAAAAGCTAGTTTATCTACAGTAAGACTATTAATATTAGGAATAATGGCTGGCGCCTATATTGGTCTTGGTGCCTTTGCATCTATTGTCATTAGTCAAACCTTAGGAAATATTGATATTGGATTAAAAAAGTTTTCAAGTGGTGCAGTTTTTCCTGTAGGTCTTATGCTAGTAGTCTTTTCTGGAAGTGAGCTTTTTACTGGAAATAACTTAATGACCATGGCTCTAATGGATAAAAAAATATCTTTCAAAGGGCTAATGAGGAACTGGTCATTAGTATATTTAGGAAACTTTCTTGGCTCCATAGCTTTAGCTTGCTTAATATATAAATCCCAATTAGTAAGTGGTCCTGTATTAGATACAACCCTTAGTGTAGGAGTTGGTAAAATGAGTTTAAGTTTTCAGAGTGCATTTATAAGAGGAATACTCTGTAATATATTAGTTGTCCTTGCAGTATGGATATCAGCTTCAGCACAGGATATTATCTCTAGAACATTTTCATTATGGTTTCCTATAATGTTGTTTGTCCTGTGTGGATTCGAACATAGTATAGCTAATATGTTTTTTATACCTCTAGCTAAGTTTGCAGGACTGAAATCCCTTTGGTTAGATATTTGGATTTCAAACTTAATTCCAGTAACTTTAGGAAACATTTTTGGTGGTGCAATAATAATACCTACTGTTTATTATATTACTTATATTGTTCCAGCTAAAGAAAAATAA
- a CDS encoding MATE family efflux transporter, which produces MKKTLKNKQFFLAILTLVIPITLQNLISSSLNMVDNLMIGRLGESSIAAVGLVNQYFFIFTLCLSGINAGASIFMSQFWGKKDSSNIGKMLRLDIILSLIASIIFFIPAVLFPREIISIFTREIEVVNLGIKYLRIISITFILTSITQAYSTVLRCIGIAKPPMYGSLIGVITNVFLNWALIFGHLGFPAMGVAGAAIATSIARIMEMIFVVISAYRSNSIVFNRNRDNLSFDIEFVKMYFKTSYSVILNELIWSIGLSVYSIIYAKIGIREVASMQIANTINNMFMVLSIGLASAAAIMVGNQIGAKKEKLAVGYATKLGILAPIVGLISGILLWMAAPIIVGLFKINKDTLDITISVLRIMAVFAPLRFFNVIMIVGIFRGGGDTTYSMLVQLGTVWCFAIPAGFISAVYFKMPLEKVFLIITLEEVVKIFFEAKRLKSKKWIRNVVEDIENISIAA; this is translated from the coding sequence ATGAAAAAGACATTAAAGAACAAGCAGTTTTTTCTCGCTATTCTTACATTGGTTATACCTATAACTTTGCAGAACTTAATTAGTTCATCATTGAATATGGTTGATAATTTAATGATTGGGAGACTAGGAGAAAGCTCAATTGCGGCAGTTGGTTTAGTTAATCAATACTTTTTTATATTTACTTTATGTTTATCAGGGATTAATGCTGGAGCAAGTATATTTATGTCTCAATTTTGGGGCAAGAAAGATAGTTCAAATATAGGAAAGATGTTAAGGCTAGATATAATCTTAAGCCTTATAGCTTCAATTATATTCTTTATTCCGGCAGTATTATTTCCAAGAGAAATCATAAGCATATTTACTAGAGAAATTGAAGTTGTAAATTTAGGAATTAAATATCTTAGGATAATATCTATAACCTTTATACTTACTAGTATTACTCAGGCTTACTCTACTGTATTAAGATGTATAGGAATAGCAAAACCACCTATGTATGGAAGCTTAATTGGAGTAATAACAAATGTATTTTTAAACTGGGCATTGATATTTGGACATTTAGGATTTCCAGCAATGGGAGTAGCAGGAGCAGCCATAGCTACAAGTATTGCTAGAATTATGGAGATGATATTTGTAGTTATTAGTGCCTATAGATCTAACTCTATTGTCTTTAATAGAAATAGGGATAATCTATCCTTTGATATTGAGTTTGTAAAGATGTATTTTAAAACTTCTTATTCAGTAATACTTAATGAATTAATATGGTCAATAGGATTATCTGTGTATTCAATTATATATGCTAAAATTGGTATTCGTGAAGTAGCCAGTATGCAGATAGCCAATACCATAAACAATATGTTCATGGTTCTATCCATAGGATTAGCTAGTGCCGCTGCAATTATGGTAGGAAACCAAATAGGAGCTAAAAAGGAAAAGTTAGCAGTTGGATATGCAACAAAGCTAGGTATATTAGCTCCTATTGTAGGATTAATATCAGGAATATTATTATGGATGGCTGCACCAATAATTGTAGGATTATTTAAAATTAATAAAGATACATTGGATATTACCATTTCGGTACTAAGGATTATGGCAGTTTTTGCACCCTTAAGATTTTTCAATGTAATTATGATAGTAGGTATATTTAGAGGTGGTGGAGATACTACTTATTCCATGTTAGTTCAACTTGGAACCGTTTGGTGTTTTGCAATTCCAGCAGGATTCATATCAGCAGTATATTTCAAAATGCCTCTAGAAAAGGTATTTTTAATAATAACTTTAGAAGAAGTAGTTAAGATATTTTTCGAAGCCAAAAGACTTAAATCTAAAAAATGGATAAGAAATGTAGTGGAAGACATAGAAAATATAAGTATAGCTGCATAA
- a CDS encoding YkuS family protein, with protein MKKIGIEKGLTNVAGYLIKSGYTVESLSGSIDENIKKLSGLDAIVTAGYNTDMMGISDTETNAPVINARGLTPEEVKNRLDQELR; from the coding sequence ATGAAAAAGATTGGTATAGAAAAAGGATTAACCAATGTGGCAGGTTACTTAATTAAGTCAGGATATACAGTTGAATCTTTAAGTGGTTCAATAGATGAAAATATTAAAAAGCTAAGTGGTTTAGATGCAATAGTAACAGCAGGATACAATACTGACATGATGGGAATCAGTGATACAGAAACTAATGCACCAGTAATAAATGCTAGAGGATTAACTCCAGAAGAAGTAAAGAATAGGTTAGACCAAGAATTGAGATAA
- a CDS encoding GAF domain-containing protein, whose protein sequence is MQEKFLDELFEKIQDTTGIEDIGYHEIRDGRLHPIYKTKTNALAMEQWKNIHAKNVVYIEEHKILMKIAEEKEPIAISDVNRNELSSNAFFLFGIDSILVVPVMKSETLEGIICIASIGQPHEFTFEEIKKCETLIKDYMNR, encoded by the coding sequence ATGCAAGAAAAGTTTCTGGATGAATTATTTGAAAAAATACAAGATACAACAGGTATTGAAGATATTGGATATCATGAGATCAGAGATGGCAGGCTTCACCCTATTTATAAGACTAAGACGAATGCATTAGCTATGGAACAATGGAAAAATATCCATGCTAAAAATGTAGTCTATATAGAAGAACATAAGATACTCATGAAGATCGCAGAAGAAAAAGAACCTATTGCAATTTCTGATGTAAATAGAAATGAACTTTCTTCAAATGCTTTTTTCCTATTTGGTATAGATAGCATCCTAGTAGTCCCTGTAATGAAAAGTGAAACTTTGGAAGGGATTATATGTATAGCTTCTATTGGACAACCTCATGAATTTACTTTTGAGGAAATAAAAAAATGTGAAACTTTAATTAAAGATTATATGAATAGATAA
- a CDS encoding thiamine pyrophosphate-binding protein, giving the protein MKIANGVMEYLEQNQVEYIFGMSAGTVSALYDAMNDVSIKPIITKNEAGAAYMAAKYASISGKMGVCIAAGGVGTNNMVNGIGDAMRSKVPVLFITGYVHRWQIGKGAIQELNTEQILKPITKYSKTVLDENCVLSTLKEAMEIALTPPMGPVHVSIPIDIQISELIESMPEQVAIPQVMFDDESIDKAIEVINGEKDGIIMVGRGCRGLSEQVKALSEKLQWPIITTPEGKGVVPTDFYLNLGNYGFSGTDSSTDYVEDGPSTCILVLGSSLGESATRNYNPVLVKDKKVIHVDWDKKELGKVFKTDVEVYHDLEKVIPELIKGVNTKSRSFERPLINGPYVQNHTGLSIRLLLEKITEILPKNTYYVSDIGEYMNFLFKYLPIRSGGDFDISLNYGAMGSGVAGVVGAHLAEPNKPMAIFTGDGSFFMNGMEILTAKEYKMPIIFIVINNAMLGYVEHGHKFLYGRTVEGFKQQRISISSMMNAIGIKSIEVSTMEQLENIGDFVENLDGPCVIELVTDGSEPAPVADRFKALGETKKN; this is encoded by the coding sequence ATGAAAATTGCTAATGGAGTCATGGAATACTTAGAACAAAATCAGGTAGAATATATTTTTGGTATGTCGGCAGGTACTGTAAGTGCTCTCTATGATGCGATGAATGATGTAAGCATTAAACCTATCATTACTAAGAATGAAGCAGGGGCAGCTTATATGGCTGCGAAATATGCAAGTATTTCTGGAAAGATGGGAGTTTGTATTGCTGCTGGTGGTGTTGGGACTAACAATATGGTTAATGGTATAGGTGATGCAATGCGATCTAAGGTACCTGTTCTATTTATAACAGGATATGTACATAGATGGCAGATTGGAAAAGGCGCTATTCAAGAACTAAATACAGAACAAATATTAAAACCTATTACAAAGTATAGTAAAACCGTACTTGATGAGAATTGTGTACTGTCTACATTAAAGGAGGCTATGGAAATTGCTTTAACTCCTCCTATGGGACCTGTTCATGTATCTATACCTATTGATATACAGATTTCTGAGCTTATTGAGTCAATGCCTGAACAAGTAGCAATTCCTCAAGTTATGTTTGATGATGAGTCCATAGATAAAGCTATAGAAGTCATAAACGGAGAAAAAGATGGAATTATTATGGTGGGAAGGGGTTGCAGAGGGCTATCAGAGCAAGTAAAGGCTCTAAGTGAAAAATTACAGTGGCCTATAATTACAACACCAGAAGGAAAAGGCGTTGTACCTACAGATTTTTATTTGAACTTAGGTAACTATGGATTTTCGGGAACCGACTCGTCTACAGATTATGTAGAGGATGGACCATCTACTTGTATTTTGGTATTAGGCTCTAGTTTGGGTGAGTCTGCTACTCGTAACTATAATCCGGTGCTAGTAAAGGATAAAAAAGTTATACACGTAGACTGGGATAAAAAAGAGTTAGGAAAAGTTTTCAAAACAGATGTAGAGGTTTACCATGACTTGGAGAAAGTTATTCCAGAATTGATAAAAGGTGTAAATACAAAAAGTAGGTCATTTGAAAGACCTTTAATAAATGGACCGTACGTTCAAAATCATACTGGTCTATCTATTAGACTACTTTTAGAAAAAATTACAGAAATTTTACCTAAAAATACTTACTATGTTTCTGACATTGGAGAATATATGAACTTTTTATTTAAATATCTTCCAATACGATCAGGTGGAGATTTTGATATTAGCTTGAACTATGGAGCTATGGGCTCTGGGGTTGCAGGTGTTGTAGGCGCACACTTAGCAGAACCAAATAAACCTATGGCTATATTTACTGGAGATGGTTCATTCTTCATGAATGGAATGGAAATTCTAACAGCAAAGGAATATAAGATGCCAATTATTTTCATTGTTATTAATAACGCAATGCTTGGATATGTTGAGCATGGACATAAATTTCTATATGGAAGGACTGTGGAAGGATTTAAACAGCAAAGAATTTCTATTAGCAGTATGATGAATGCTATTGGAATAAAATCCATAGAGGTTTCCACCATGGAGCAGTTAGAGAATATAGGGGATTTCGTAGAAAACTTAGACGGTCCTTGTGTAATTGAACTAGTTACCGACGGGAGTGAACCAGCTCCTGTTGCAGATAGATTCAAAGCTTTAGGAGAAACTAAAAAAAATTAG